The Armatimonadota bacterium genome includes a window with the following:
- a CDS encoding penicillin-binding protein, with translation MRPKNTNGRPPRRVRRALQTALRIFSVLCLIVLGATIGLFGGVYYSVSTLVPQNLGSLETRVADATRIYSSDGELLARLYVQNRDVVSLEKIPLALQQATIAIEDKRFRTHYGFDHSAIIRATLANLRNRGYEQGASTITQQLARNIYLTKKKTLARKFQELTLAIALERRHTKDQILEAYLNHVYYGSGAYGVEAAAQTYFGKHVQDLTLAECALIAGLTQRPSGYSPFNNPRAAIGRRNLVLSRMVEDGYITEAEAEEARSAELKLARKPTELRWKAPYFVSYIIQQLSDEYGESTLYQSGLRVYTTLDWKMQQAAENAVRKGVESNRRRRVGQGALVSMDPRTGYVRAMVGGTDFRKRQFNVITQGNPQPGSTFKVFVYTAALENGWKPSDTVRDEKVWLRGRDKPPWPQNYDRRYHGRVTLKTAVAQSYNVPAVLVARSVGLDEVIRYARAMGITANIPENLSIALGSTGVRPIEMNTAYCVIANGGFEATPVAVTRVTTADGGVIYNHTPPVQPRRVIRETTAEGMDEMLRAVVTSGTGRSVARRVADARGKTGTTDQDRHAWFIGYTPELVTTVWVGNDVPIPMDNVWGSNVCAPIWCDFMTVAVPRQREFLRKKAAESAAQESTSNDRNGERERPRSHSRRVTLTICDESGLLAGPGCPSTHRQTFRQEDAPAVQCDIHTGETAPPDSIVPDVEPQPPAPEPSGQVQPEPPTADVRPLASREAEYKTVLICADSGQLASTACPHVIRKRFRADLAPTRVCQMRH, from the coding sequence ATGCGTCCAAAGAACACAAACGGCCGGCCTCCTCGCCGCGTCCGGCGGGCGCTCCAGACGGCCCTGCGAATCTTCTCGGTCCTGTGCCTCATCGTGCTGGGGGCCACCATCGGGCTCTTCGGCGGCGTGTACTATAGCGTCTCCACACTGGTGCCCCAGAACCTGGGCTCGCTGGAAACGCGGGTGGCCGATGCGACGCGCATCTACTCGTCGGATGGCGAGCTCCTGGCGCGTCTGTATGTACAGAACCGGGATGTGGTAAGTCTGGAAAAGATCCCGCTGGCCCTCCAGCAGGCCACCATCGCCATCGAAGACAAGCGCTTCCGCACCCACTACGGATTTGATCACTCCGCCATCATACGCGCCACTCTCGCCAACCTGCGCAACCGCGGCTACGAACAGGGCGCGAGCACCATCACCCAGCAGCTAGCGCGCAACATCTACCTGACCAAGAAGAAAACGCTGGCGCGCAAGTTTCAGGAGCTGACGCTGGCCATCGCCCTGGAACGGCGCCACACGAAGGACCAGATCCTGGAGGCTTACCTGAACCACGTCTATTACGGCAGCGGAGCATACGGCGTGGAGGCGGCGGCGCAGACCTATTTCGGCAAGCACGTGCAGGATCTGACTCTGGCGGAGTGCGCGCTCATCGCCGGGCTCACTCAGCGCCCTTCGGGGTATTCGCCGTTCAACAACCCCCGCGCGGCGATCGGCCGCCGCAACCTGGTCCTCAGCCGCATGGTGGAAGACGGTTATATAACCGAGGCGGAGGCGGAGGAGGCCCGCTCCGCCGAACTGAAGCTCGCCCGGAAGCCCACAGAGCTGCGCTGGAAGGCGCCCTATTTTGTCTCCTACATCATCCAGCAGCTTTCGGATGAGTACGGGGAATCCACGCTCTATCAGTCGGGGTTGCGCGTCTACACGACGCTGGACTGGAAGATGCAGCAGGCCGCCGAGAATGCCGTGCGCAAAGGAGTGGAATCCAACAGGAGGCGGCGTGTGGGTCAGGGCGCTCTGGTCTCCATGGATCCCCGCACCGGATATGTCCGGGCCATGGTAGGCGGTACGGACTTCCGCAAGCGGCAGTTCAATGTCATCACGCAGGGCAACCCGCAGCCCGGTTCCACATTCAAGGTATTTGTCTACACAGCCGCGCTTGAGAACGGCTGGAAGCCTTCGGACACCGTGCGGGACGAGAAGGTGTGGCTGCGCGGCCGCGACAAGCCGCCCTGGCCACAGAACTACGACCGCCGCTATCACGGACGGGTGACCCTGAAGACCGCCGTGGCCCAGTCCTACAATGTGCCCGCCGTGCTGGTGGCCCGATCGGTGGGCCTGGACGAAGTCATCCGCTACGCCCGCGCCATGGGCATCACGGCGAACATCCCGGAGAACCTCTCCATCGCCCTGGGCTCCACCGGGGTTCGCCCCATCGAGATGAACACCGCCTACTGCGTCATCGCGAACGGCGGTTTCGAGGCCACTCCGGTGGCAGTCACCCGCGTCACGACGGCGGACGGTGGCGTCATCTACAACCATACTCCGCCGGTTCAGCCGCGGCGGGTCATCCGGGAGACCACGGCGGAAGGCATGGACGAGATGCTGCGTGCAGTAGTCACCAGCGGGACGGGACGCAGCGTCGCCCGCAGAGTCGCGGACGCCCGGGGGAAGACCGGCACCACAGACCAGGATCGCCACGCCTGGTTCATCGGCTACACCCCGGAGCTGGTCACCACGGTCTGGGTGGGAAACGACGTGCCCATTCCGATGGACAACGTCTGGGGGAGCAACGTCTGCGCTCCCATCTGGTGCGATTTCATGACGGTGGCGGTTCCCCGGCAGAGAGAATTCCTGCGCAAGAAGGCGGCCGAAAGCGCCGCTCAGGAGTCCACATCAAACGACCGGAACGGCGAAAGGGAGCGCCCCCGCAGCCACTCGCGCCGCGTGACGCTGACCATCTGCGACGAGTCGGGTCTGCTGGCCGGTCCCGGCTGTCCCAGCACACACCGCCAGACGTTCCGCCAGGAAGACGCACCCGCCGTCCAGTGCGACATCCACACCGGAGAAACTGCCCCACCCGACTCCATCGTACCGGACGTGGAGCCGCAGCCCCCCGCGCCGGAGCCATCCGGCCAGGTGCAACCGGAACCGCCGACTGCGGATGTCCGCCCCCTGGCTTCCCGAGAAGCGGAATACAAGACGGTGCTGATCTGCGCCGATTCCGGGCAGCTTGCCTCCACAGCCTGCCCGCACGTGATCCGCAAACGCTTCCGCGCAGACCTGGCGCCAACCCGCGTCTGCCAGATGCGGCATTGA
- the mrdA gene encoding penicillin-binding protein 2, translating into MRLHDIPAPQAPEEIHRARQRARLAQLFVAALFLVLLGRLWYLQIAQGEALHLASEQNRIRKDRRPAPRGEILDRRGAVLASTRPKFVVTVDPDVFRAEGPEARRLAECLGMSIEEVRARIKPPAEGYRRVRVAVDIPRETLNRLMEMRPWLPGVSVDLEELRYYPQGKLAGHLLGYIGPIPERLAAQYKEKGYPPDARIGITGLEKTYEEELRGRDGGLVVEVDAMGRRTRLLREEEPSPGADLVTTINAAVQRAAEEGLTGKVGSAVALDPRTGEVLALASRPGYDPNLFARGIRVKEWEAIRNDKRLPLLNRAVQSVYAPGSTFKTISALAGLEGGVITQRSAVSCAGAYYLGRKRFGCWKRHGHTDFFDALAESCDVFFYQMSRRLGVDPIADLARRLGLGERTGIDLPGERKGTVPSTAWKRQAVRRDPTWHPGDTLNTAIGQGYLQTSSLQMALVTGAIATKGKVYRPHLVREIRSGGRVKRVAPGLIREVRLNGRNYDLVIEGMRQCVLRGTGRASALPGISVGGKTGSAQNPAGKAHAWFVAVAPLEDPQIAVCVMVEHGGHGSTAAAPVARAMLAAHFGLSSAGAAPRVSGD; encoded by the coding sequence ATGAGGCTCCACGACATTCCTGCGCCGCAGGCCCCTGAGGAGATCCACCGCGCGAGGCAGCGCGCGCGGCTGGCGCAACTGTTCGTGGCGGCCCTTTTTCTGGTGCTGCTCGGCCGTCTCTGGTATCTCCAGATCGCTCAGGGAGAGGCGCTGCACCTGGCATCGGAGCAGAACCGCATCCGCAAAGACCGCCGTCCGGCGCCGCGGGGGGAGATCCTGGACAGGCGCGGGGCGGTGCTGGCCAGCACGCGTCCCAAGTTCGTCGTGACGGTGGACCCTGACGTATTCCGCGCCGAAGGCCCGGAAGCGAGGAGACTGGCGGAATGTCTGGGGATGAGCATCGAAGAAGTCCGGGCGCGCATCAAGCCACCGGCGGAGGGCTACCGCCGCGTGCGGGTGGCGGTGGACATCCCCCGCGAGACCCTGAACCGTCTGATGGAGATGCGCCCATGGCTGCCGGGGGTCTCCGTGGACCTGGAGGAGCTGCGCTACTATCCACAGGGGAAGCTGGCCGGGCACCTGCTGGGATACATCGGGCCGATCCCCGAACGTCTGGCGGCGCAATACAAAGAGAAAGGGTATCCGCCGGACGCACGCATCGGAATCACCGGGCTGGAGAAGACTTACGAAGAGGAGCTGCGCGGGCGGGACGGGGGGCTGGTGGTGGAAGTGGACGCCATGGGCCGGCGCACGCGGCTGCTGCGGGAGGAGGAACCCTCTCCCGGAGCCGATCTGGTGACCACCATCAATGCGGCCGTTCAGCGGGCGGCGGAAGAGGGACTGACCGGCAAGGTGGGATCCGCTGTCGCACTGGACCCGCGCACGGGCGAAGTGCTGGCGCTGGCAAGCCGCCCCGGATACGACCCCAATCTTTTCGCCCGGGGCATCCGGGTGAAGGAGTGGGAGGCCATCCGCAACGACAAGAGGCTTCCGCTGCTCAACCGCGCAGTCCAGAGCGTCTATGCTCCGGGATCCACCTTCAAGACCATTTCAGCGCTAGCCGGGCTGGAGGGCGGCGTGATCACGCAACGCTCGGCCGTCTCGTGCGCGGGAGCATACTATCTGGGACGGAAGCGGTTCGGGTGCTGGAAGCGTCACGGCCACACGGACTTTTTCGATGCCCTTGCTGAGTCCTGCGACGTATTCTTTTATCAGATGTCCCGCAGGCTGGGCGTGGACCCCATCGCCGACCTGGCCCGCCGGCTGGGGCTGGGCGAAAGGACGGGTATTGACCTGCCTGGCGAGCGCAAGGGGACCGTTCCTTCCACCGCGTGGAAGCGCCAGGCGGTGCGCAGGGATCCGACCTGGCATCCGGGCGACACACTGAACACGGCGATCGGGCAGGGTTACCTGCAGACATCATCGCTCCAGATGGCCCTGGTCACCGGAGCCATTGCGACGAAAGGCAAGGTATATCGGCCCCACCTGGTCCGGGAGATCCGCAGCGGCGGGCGAGTCAAGCGAGTGGCGCCGGGGCTGATCCGCGAGGTCCGGCTGAACGGCCGGAACTATGACCTGGTTATAGAAGGAATGCGCCAGTGCGTGCTGCGGGGAACCGGACGCGCATCCGCTCTGCCGGGCATATCCGTGGGAGGAAAAACGGGCTCCGCCCAGAACCCGGCAGGCAAGGCGCACGCCTGGTTCGTGGCGGTGGCGCCGCTGGAGGATCCTCAGATCGCCGTCTGCGTGATGGTTGAGCACGGAGGGCACGGTTCGACGGCAGCGGCCCCCGTGGCCCGCGCTATGCTGGCGGCGCACTTCGGTCTTTCGAGCGCGGGCGCGGCTCCGCGGGTGTCGGGCGACTGA
- the tyrS gene encoding tyrosine--tRNA ligase, which yields MSDVLQTLLDRGFIQQCTDPEALSRLLAQERVVFYCGFDATATSLHCGSLMPIMAMAHLQRAGHFPIALIGGGTTMVGDPSGKTEMRKMLTPEEIERNGRGILSQLQRFLQLDGERGLFLNNADWLLPLNYIQFLRDVGRHFRVNEMLKSEAYRLRMEREDGLSFIEFNYQILQAYDFMVLARDRDCRLQIGGDDQWGNIVAGVDLTRRMLGKQVFGMTFPLLTTARGEKMGKTNRGAIWLDAERTPPYEFYQYWINSDDRDVERFLAFFTFLPMDEVRRLGRLEGADIRIAKETLAYEVTKLTHGQEEADRAREASRAAFGGGGEDLSAMPATPVPVSRLQEGIPIIDLLCETGLAKSRSDARRLVLQGGAYVNDEQVPGLEVTVGAADVRDGAVLLRAGKKKYHRVVAEG from the coding sequence GTGAGCGACGTTCTGCAAACCCTTCTCGACCGCGGGTTCATCCAGCAATGCACGGACCCGGAGGCGCTTTCGCGCCTGCTGGCGCAAGAGAGGGTGGTCTTCTATTGCGGATTCGACGCCACCGCCACAAGCCTGCACTGTGGGAGCCTGATGCCCATTATGGCGATGGCGCATCTCCAGCGCGCGGGACATTTTCCCATCGCGCTCATCGGGGGGGGGACCACCATGGTGGGCGACCCCAGCGGCAAGACCGAGATGCGCAAGATGCTCACGCCGGAGGAGATCGAGCGCAACGGACGCGGCATCCTTTCCCAGCTCCAGAGGTTCCTCCAACTGGACGGGGAGCGCGGCCTGTTCCTGAACAATGCGGACTGGCTGCTGCCGCTAAACTACATCCAGTTCCTGCGCGATGTGGGACGGCATTTCCGTGTCAACGAGATGCTGAAATCCGAGGCGTACCGCTTGCGGATGGAGCGCGAGGACGGGCTCTCGTTCATCGAGTTCAACTACCAGATCCTTCAAGCCTACGATTTTATGGTGCTGGCTCGCGACCGGGACTGCCGGCTACAGATCGGCGGCGACGACCAGTGGGGGAACATCGTGGCCGGTGTGGACCTGACCCGCCGGATGCTGGGCAAGCAGGTCTTCGGAATGACATTCCCCCTGTTGACCACCGCGCGCGGCGAGAAGATGGGCAAGACCAATCGCGGAGCCATCTGGCTGGACGCAGAACGCACCCCGCCTTACGAGTTCTACCAGTACTGGATCAACTCGGACGACCGCGACGTGGAGCGGTTCCTGGCGTTTTTCACCTTCCTGCCTATGGATGAGGTGCGCCGGCTAGGACGCCTGGAAGGCGCCGACATCCGCATCGCGAAGGAGACTCTGGCCTACGAGGTGACGAAACTGACGCACGGGCAGGAGGAAGCGGACCGCGCCCGGGAAGCCTCGCGGGCCGCGTTCGGCGGAGGCGGCGAGGATCTTTCCGCTATGCCGGCCACCCCTGTGCCTGTTTCACGCCTGCAGGAAGGCATCCCCATCATTGACCTTCTCTGCGAGACCGGTCTGGCGAAATCGCGGAGCGACGCGCGGCGGCTGGTCCTTCAGGGCGGAGCATACGTCAACGACGAACAGGTGCCCGGCCTGGAGGTCACGGTGGGAGCCGCCGACGTGCGGGACGGTGCCGTGTTGTTGCGGGCCGGCAAGAAGAAATACCACCGAGTGGTGGCCGAGGGCTGA
- the uppP gene encoding undecaprenyl-diphosphatase, with product MTVFQAIVLGAVQGATEFIPVSSTGHLIVVPWLLGWNANSLAFDLATHVGTLAGVLWYFWRDWVHILSSLARLALNRGRCDDPTRQAGLIGLFIVAGCVPAALAGVAFGDIVEERLRHPLFVAATTGGVALVMLAADRLGRKERGWAGAGLRDWVLIGLAQALALMPGISRSGITISAGLALGLQRDAAARCSFLLSAPIIAGAAGLQLGKDFRSGIPLEELQMFIVAAIAAGVVGYLCIRFLLDYLRQRGLAVFVYYRLGLAALIVALYYWRG from the coding sequence GTGACCGTTTTTCAGGCCATTGTCCTCGGTGCCGTGCAGGGCGCCACAGAGTTCATCCCCGTCTCCAGCACGGGGCACCTGATCGTCGTCCCCTGGCTTCTGGGTTGGAACGCCAACAGCCTGGCTTTCGATCTGGCGACGCATGTGGGGACGCTTGCCGGCGTGCTCTGGTACTTCTGGAGGGACTGGGTGCACATCCTCTCCTCGCTTGCGCGTCTTGCGCTGAATCGGGGAAGATGCGACGACCCCACGCGGCAGGCGGGACTCATCGGCCTTTTCATCGTCGCCGGATGCGTTCCGGCCGCGCTGGCCGGAGTGGCATTCGGTGATATTGTCGAGGAGCGGCTGCGCCATCCTCTGTTCGTCGCGGCCACCACGGGAGGTGTGGCCCTGGTGATGCTGGCGGCCGATCGGCTGGGCCGCAAGGAGCGCGGGTGGGCCGGCGCCGGGCTGCGGGACTGGGTGCTCATCGGGCTGGCGCAGGCGCTCGCGCTGATGCCCGGCATCTCTCGCTCCGGAATCACCATCAGCGCGGGGCTGGCGCTGGGGCTTCAGCGGGACGCCGCGGCGCGTTGCAGCTTTCTTCTTTCCGCTCCCATCATCGCCGGAGCGGCTGGTCTGCAGCTTGGAAAGGATTTCCGCTCCGGCATCCCGCTGGAAGAACTCCAAATGTTCATTGTGGCGGCCATAGCAGCCGGGGTGGTGGGCTACCTGTGCATCCGATTCCTGCTGGATTACCTCCGACAGCGGGGGCTGGCTGTCTTTGTCTATTATCGCCTGGGGCTGGCGGCGCTCATTGTGGCGCTATACTACTGGCGCGGCTGA